One Panicum virgatum strain AP13 chromosome 9K, P.virgatum_v5, whole genome shotgun sequence genomic region harbors:
- the LOC120646757 gene encoding probable receptor-like serine/threonine-protein kinase At4g34500 yields MDAAGPASASADVGSVTGAPADDAGGGGARTSHLLGMPVPVAAGVAAALAALVVLAAVGTAAAYLARRRGAGPPALSRVEHAPSSASGSGSSRPASSARKEKAGAGADRAPAAGAGASTSDAASSSAAASSLESPVKRKAAEAVRAAGGAAAGVEMGWGRWYELAELEVATGGFCAENVVGEGGYGMVYRGVLAGGEVVAVKDLFDHKGQAEKEFKVEVEAIGKVRHKHLVGLIGYCAEGPKRMLLYEFVENGNLEQWLHGDVGPVSPLTWDIRMKIAVGTAKGIAYLHEGLEPKVVHRDIKSSNILLDKKWNPKVSDFGMAKVLGSGSSYVTTRVMGTFGYVAPEYASTGMLNESSDVYSFGVLLMELVSGRSPVDYNRPAGEVNLVEWFRGMVGSRRVEDLVDPRVAAPPPPRVLNRVLLVCLRCIDADAHKRPRMGQIVHMLEGDEFPFRTEHRSPRASHRTSTGTRPSLLSENVGAADDSDKSMWR; encoded by the exons ATGGACGCCGCCGGGCCGGCATCGGCCTCGGCCGACGTCGGCAGCGTTACCGGCGCCCCGGccgacgacgccggcggcggtggcgccaggACCTCCCACCTCCTCGGCATGCCGGTTCCCGTCGCGGCGGGCGTCGCCGCGGCCCTGGCCGCGCTCGTCGTGCTCGCTGCGgtgggcaccgccgccgcttaCCTCGCGCGCCGGCGGGGGGCCGGACCGCCCGCGCTGTCGCGCGTCGAGCACGCGCCGTCCTCCGCCTCGGGCTCCGGCTCGTCCCGCCCGGCGTCGTCAGCGCGCAAGGAGAAGGCCGGGGCCGGCGCGGATCGGGCCccggccgcgggcgcgggcgccagcaCTTCCGACGCGGCCAGCTCGTCCGCGGCCGCGAGCTCGCTCGAGTCGCCGGTGAAGAggaaggcggcggaggcggtcagggccgccggcggcgcagcggcggggGTGGAGATGGGGTGGGGGAGGTGGTACGAGCTGGCGGAGCTGGAGGTCGCCACGGGCGGGTTCTGCGCGGAGAACGTCGTCGGGGAGGGGGGCTACGGCATGGTGTACCGCGgcgtgctcgccggcggcgaggtggtcgCCGTCAAGGACCTGTTTGATCACAA GGGCCAGGCGGAGAAGGAGTTCAAGGTGGAGGTCGAAGCCATCGGCAAAGTGAGGCACAAGCACCTTGTCGGGCTCATCGGTTACTGCGCAGAAGGGCCTAAAAG GATGCTCCTGTACGAGTTCGTCGAAAACGGCAACTTGGAGCAGTGGCTCCACGGCGACGTCGGCCCTGTCAGCCCGTTGACGTGGGACATACGGATGAAGATCGCCGTCGGAACAGCCAAAGg CATCGCGTACCTGCACGAAGGGCTGGAGCCCAAGGTGGTGCACCGCGACATCAAGTCGAGCAACATCCTGCTGGACAAGAAGTGGAACCCCAAGGTGTCGGACTTCGGGATGGCCAAGGTGCTGGGGTCCGGGTCCAGCTACGTGACGACACGGGTGATGGGCACGTTCGGGTACGTGGCCCCCGAGTACGCGTCCACGGGGATGCTCAACGAGAGCAGCGACGTCTACAGCTTCGGCGTGCTGCTCATGGAGCTCGTCTCCGGGCGCAGCCCCGTCGACTACAACCGGCCCGCCGGCGAGGTCAACCTGGTGGAGTGGTTCCGGGGCATGGTGGGCAGCCGGCGCGTCGAGGACCTGGTCGACCCgcgcgtcgccgcgccgccgccgccgcgggtgctCAACCGGGTGCTGCTGGTGTGCCTCCGCTGCATCGACGCCGACGCGCACAAGCGGCCCCGGATGGGGCAGATC